One window from the genome of Spiractinospora alimapuensis encodes:
- a CDS encoding ABC transporter permease produces MSAGVGPPEDTRPTDHPRSGPARRPGRRVNASLAVGTVLVGLVVLVALVAVVWTPHNPVRNDAAVRLLGPGTPQYWLGTDKFGRDVVSQLMAGARVTLLVGVVAVGIAAVVGTPVGILAGMTRRRVGEFLMRVNDLVLAFPALLMAIMFGAVFGASTVTAMVAIGVATVPSFARIARGATLQVLSHDYVQAARAAGRRPIGIAVRHVLPNISSLLIVQCSVSFAIAILAEAALSFLGFGTRPPTPSWGRMLRESQEFLFSDPALVLWPGLAIALAVLGFNLLGDGLRDRLDPRLTERGP; encoded by the coding sequence ATGAGCGCGGGAGTGGGGCCACCGGAGGACACCCGGCCAACGGACCATCCACGGAGCGGTCCGGCGCGGCGCCCCGGCCGTCGGGTCAACGCCAGCCTCGCGGTCGGCACCGTTTTGGTCGGACTCGTCGTCCTGGTCGCGTTGGTGGCCGTGGTCTGGACCCCGCACAACCCGGTCCGCAACGACGCCGCGGTGCGACTCCTCGGCCCGGGGACGCCCCAGTACTGGTTGGGGACCGACAAGTTCGGCCGCGACGTCGTGAGTCAGCTCATGGCCGGTGCGCGCGTCACCCTGCTCGTGGGAGTGGTGGCCGTCGGCATCGCCGCCGTCGTCGGCACCCCGGTCGGGATCCTCGCGGGCATGACCCGGCGACGCGTCGGTGAGTTCCTGATGCGCGTCAACGACCTCGTGTTGGCCTTTCCCGCGCTGCTGATGGCGATCATGTTCGGCGCGGTGTTCGGCGCGAGCACGGTCACGGCGATGGTCGCGATCGGTGTCGCCACCGTTCCCAGCTTCGCCCGGATCGCCCGCGGAGCCACCCTGCAGGTGCTGAGTCACGACTACGTCCAGGCGGCCCGCGCCGCGGGCCGACGTCCCATCGGCATCGCGGTGCGTCACGTGCTCCCCAACATCTCCAGCCTGTTGATCGTGCAGTGCTCGGTCTCGTTCGCCATCGCCATCCTGGCGGAGGCCGCACTGTCCTTCCTGGGGTTCGGCACCCGTCCCCCCACCCCCTCCTGGGGACGCATGCTCCGCGAGTCCCAGGAGTTCCTGTTCAGTGACCCCGCCCTGGTCCTGTGGCCCGGCCTGGCCATCGCCCTGGCGGTCCTCGGCTTCAACCTTCTCGGCGACGGACTGCGCGACCGCCTGGACCCCCGACTCACCGAGCGCGGTCCGTGA
- a CDS encoding ABC transporter permease, which yields MVTRILRRGLIFVVSLAVASVVVFVFMAVLPGDPAQVALGTNATPEAVRQMRSEYGTDRPLLVQYAEWVGGLVQGDFGRSYVTGAEIGPQILDRFQVTLWLCVTAMGVALAIALPLGAFAAARHRTLGGTVLSGLSQVGVAIPNFLLGILLIMLFAVHLGWFPSGGWTPPAEDPVAFARKLVLPAVSLGLVQGAILTRYVRSAVVDVLREDYVRTARAKGLRPYQALVRHGLRNAAIPVVTVLALQLATLLIGAVVIERVFVIPGLGSLLLDGVGDRDLLLVQGVVMVLALAVLLINFLVDLLYTVVDPRVRTAAP from the coding sequence GTGGTGACGCGGATCCTGCGCAGAGGACTGATCTTCGTCGTCAGCCTGGCCGTCGCCTCGGTCGTGGTGTTCGTCTTCATGGCGGTGCTACCGGGCGACCCGGCCCAGGTCGCCCTGGGCACCAACGCCACGCCGGAGGCCGTGCGACAGATGCGCTCGGAGTACGGCACCGATCGGCCGCTGCTCGTCCAGTACGCGGAATGGGTCGGTGGGCTGGTCCAGGGAGACTTCGGTCGCTCCTACGTCACGGGCGCGGAGATCGGCCCGCAGATCCTGGACCGGTTCCAGGTGACGCTGTGGCTGTGTGTCACGGCGATGGGGGTGGCGTTGGCGATCGCCCTACCGCTGGGGGCCTTCGCCGCGGCGCGGCACCGCACCCTCGGCGGAACCGTGCTGTCGGGGCTCAGCCAGGTGGGCGTCGCGATCCCCAACTTCCTGCTGGGCATCCTCCTGATCATGCTGTTCGCGGTGCACCTCGGCTGGTTTCCCTCCGGCGGGTGGACCCCTCCCGCCGAGGACCCCGTGGCGTTCGCGAGGAAACTGGTCCTGCCCGCGGTCTCACTCGGCCTGGTCCAGGGGGCCATCCTGACCCGCTACGTCCGATCCGCCGTGGTGGACGTCCTGCGTGAGGACTACGTGCGCACCGCACGCGCCAAGGGACTCCGCCCCTACCAGGCCCTCGTCCGTCACGGTCTGAGGAACGCCGCCATCCCGGTGGTGACCGTACTGGCGCTCCAGTTGGCGACCCTGCTCATCGGCGCGGTCGTCATCGAGCGCGTCTTCGTCATTCCCGGTCTGGGGAGCCTGTTGTTGGACGGAGTCGGTGACCGTGACCTGTTGCTGGTGCAGGGTGTGGTGATGGTCCTCGCGCTCGCCGTCCTCCTGATCAACTTCTTGGTCGACCTGCTGTACACGGTCGTGGACCCACGCGTGCGGACGGCCGCACCATGA
- a CDS encoding ABC transporter substrate-binding protein encodes MASRQASAVVVAGVLLVGSGCSAGAGSGGEDTAMAVGFTAEPASLDFTSNDGAAIPEVLLGNVYEGLVELDADGEIQPALAESWDVSDDRRTYEFTLAPEVTFSNGEPFTADDVVFSVERVRQEWTISVAAAMDVVESVTAESPTEVTVELSEPSNGWLYAMTTRIGAMFSPTGMEDLDTDPVGTGPYTVADWTRGDSITLERRADYWGEEPPTETVEFRYFDDENALSNAMLTGALDVVSNIAAPESLDQFTRDDQYQVIEGTTNGEVVLALNNDREVFADERVRQAIAQAIDRDALLDIVWAGHGEPIGSMVPPTDPWYEDLTDVHPYDPERAEELLEEAGVGDLTLDFPVPNLPYAIDTAQVVKSDLAEVGITAEIEPLEFPAVWLEDVFTGHDFDLSVIAHTEGRDISTFADPEYYWGYDDDELRTLLTEADRSDPDTQADRMGEAAELLAQDVAAVFLYVQPMLIVADESVEGLPDNRVGESFDVTTLTRS; translated from the coding sequence GTGGCATCGCGTCAGGCGTCCGCTGTGGTAGTCGCGGGGGTGCTCCTCGTCGGGTCGGGGTGTTCGGCGGGTGCGGGGAGTGGCGGCGAGGACACCGCGATGGCGGTCGGCTTCACCGCCGAACCGGCGAGTCTGGACTTCACCTCCAACGACGGTGCTGCCATCCCGGAGGTCCTGCTCGGCAATGTCTACGAGGGGCTGGTCGAGCTCGACGCCGATGGTGAGATCCAGCCGGCGCTCGCGGAGTCGTGGGACGTCAGCGACGACCGGCGCACCTACGAGTTCACACTGGCTCCGGAGGTCACCTTCAGCAACGGCGAGCCCTTCACGGCCGACGACGTCGTGTTCAGCGTCGAACGGGTGCGACAAGAGTGGACGATCTCGGTCGCCGCGGCGATGGACGTCGTGGAGTCGGTGACCGCCGAGTCGCCGACCGAGGTGACGGTGGAGCTGAGCGAGCCCAGCAACGGGTGGCTGTACGCGATGACCACGCGAATCGGTGCGATGTTCAGCCCAACAGGGATGGAGGACCTCGACACCGACCCCGTCGGCACCGGGCCCTACACGGTCGCCGACTGGACGCGCGGCGACTCCATCACCCTGGAGCGGCGTGCGGACTACTGGGGAGAGGAGCCCCCGACCGAGACGGTCGAGTTCCGGTACTTCGACGACGAGAACGCCCTCAGCAACGCGATGTTGACCGGAGCGCTCGACGTCGTCAGCAACATCGCGGCCCCGGAGAGTCTGGACCAGTTCACGCGGGACGACCAGTACCAGGTGATCGAGGGCACCACCAACGGCGAGGTCGTCCTCGCCCTGAACAACGACCGAGAGGTGTTCGCCGACGAGCGGGTACGCCAGGCGATCGCGCAGGCGATCGACCGGGACGCCCTGCTGGACATCGTCTGGGCGGGCCACGGAGAACCGATCGGCAGCATGGTTCCCCCCACGGATCCGTGGTACGAGGACCTCACCGACGTCCACCCCTACGACCCCGAACGAGCCGAGGAACTGCTAGAGGAGGCCGGAGTGGGGGACCTGACGCTCGACTTCCCCGTGCCCAACCTTCCCTACGCGATCGACACCGCGCAGGTGGTGAAGTCCGACCTCGCGGAGGTCGGCATCACGGCCGAGATCGAACCCCTGGAGTTCCCGGCGGTGTGGCTCGAGGACGTGTTCACCGGCCACGACTTCGACCTGTCGGTGATCGCGCACACCGAGGGCCGCGACATCTCCACGTTCGCCGACCCCGAGTACTACTGGGGATACGACGACGACGAGCTACGCACCCTGCTCACCGAGGCCGACCGCTCCGATCCGGACACCCAGGCCGACCGTATGGGCGAGGCGGCGGAACTCCTGGCACAGGACGTCGCCGCCGTCTTCCTCTACGTCCAACCGATGCTCATCGTCGCCGACGAATCCGTCGAGGGCCTGCCCGACAACCGGGTCGGCGAGTCGTTCGACGTCACCACCCTGACACGGAGCTGA
- a CDS encoding M20 metallopeptidase family protein, producing the protein MTRSLLDDAARVHDRTRALRRTLHAQPEIGLDLPHTRRAVLKEIADLDLPLRLSETTSAVVAELHGANDGPTLILRGDMDALPLTEDTGLPYASAVPGVMHACGHDTHTAMLASAARVLAGRREEIAGRVLFFFQPGEEGYHGAWHALEEGLLDAPDVAGAFALHISTQFPSGTVNVRRGPILASADFFEVTVHGRGGHASAPYRAQDPIPAACEMVTALQVALSRRLDTFDPSVVTVSRITAGTTNNIIPATAELEGTIRCLSQENRELVHSLIRQVVKGVADAHGLTADVTLHLGYPVTDNDADFTDRVRDVAARTVGAERVHELANPLMGAEDFSYLLHRHPGSMAFLGACPPEYGHPDEAPANHSNLVVFDESAMDTGVATYAAVALDHLRPG; encoded by the coding sequence ATGACTCGCAGCCTTCTCGACGACGCCGCACGCGTCCACGACCGCACCCGCGCACTGCGCCGTACTCTGCACGCCCAGCCGGAGATCGGACTGGACCTGCCGCACACCAGGCGGGCCGTGCTGAAGGAGATCGCCGATCTCGACCTTCCGCTCCGTCTGTCCGAGACCACGTCTGCCGTGGTGGCCGAACTCCATGGTGCGAACGATGGCCCGACGCTCATCTTGCGTGGCGACATGGACGCCCTGCCGCTGACCGAGGACACTGGCCTCCCGTACGCTTCGGCGGTCCCCGGCGTGATGCACGCGTGCGGTCACGACACCCACACCGCCATGTTGGCCAGCGCGGCCCGTGTGCTGGCCGGTCGGCGCGAGGAGATCGCCGGACGTGTGCTCTTCTTCTTCCAGCCGGGTGAGGAGGGGTACCACGGAGCGTGGCACGCCCTGGAGGAGGGCTTGCTCGACGCACCGGACGTCGCCGGCGCCTTCGCCCTGCACATCAGTACCCAGTTTCCCAGCGGCACGGTGAACGTGCGTCGGGGCCCCATTCTCGCGTCCGCGGACTTCTTCGAGGTCACCGTGCACGGGAGGGGTGGTCACGCCTCAGCGCCGTACCGGGCCCAGGACCCGATCCCCGCTGCCTGCGAGATGGTCACAGCCTTGCAGGTCGCTCTCAGCCGGCGCCTGGACACCTTCGACCCGTCGGTCGTGACCGTCAGTCGGATCACGGCCGGTACCACCAACAACATCATTCCCGCCACGGCGGAGCTCGAGGGCACGATCCGATGCCTGAGCCAGGAGAACCGCGAGTTGGTCCACTCGCTGATCCGGCAGGTGGTCAAGGGAGTGGCCGACGCCCACGGGCTGACCGCCGACGTCACCCTGCACCTCGGCTACCCGGTGACCGACAACGACGCCGACTTCACCGACCGGGTGCGTGACGTCGCGGCGCGCACGGTCGGGGCGGAGCGGGTCCACGAACTGGCGAACCCTCTCATGGGCGCGGAGGACTTCTCCTACCTCCTCCACCGCCATCCGGGATCGATGGCGTTCCTCGGCGCGTGCCCGCCGGAGTACGGCCACCCCGACGAGGCGCCGGCGAACCACTCCAACCTGGTGGTCTTCGACGAGTCCGCGATGGACACCGGAGTCGCCACCTACGCGGCGGTGGCGCTGGACCACCTCCGCCCCGGCTGA